One region of Drosophila subobscura isolate 14011-0131.10 chromosome J, UCBerk_Dsub_1.0, whole genome shotgun sequence genomic DNA includes:
- the LOC117894479 gene encoding uncharacterized protein KIAA1841 homolog isoform X2 yields the protein MQKGSSDEAAAGAASAQTEEPSPSQQAQKSDDAGAEFQISLNEFLEFLKLSCHVNDMIAKADMAKPHTREPVPPMEGGPGASKRNSKKDEFDFDNLADNHLVNELLGLKRSHRHSNTRDDSRGGVLGDQKSSLRSGHVHKRTDATYHGLHPKLTEQLDSVINEGVLDSVLSFVCPVPVPTALTTNGKAKTKQQLQQLFPKEIFTLPTPTPTATSALPMGAAKSMTEIAHVHSSISTTASAPCLQQAPNDGLHAEPPSSNSMVRALVKEPIGAKATVNPTVRRKSVMLLKESKHSRQEKKEPEVVIHVCDEVKNTSRDFTCPQHLLVSKMGYFADVTAGQRLEEMDISVHCDILIFDWLMKWIKHSAQSQDIQGPGQSSAAASGPQLDGNNVVPILVSASFLQMEPLLLECLAFCHAHLSEVVRTSTNLSCLNDALVTRLAAMFTNLELEMVRDKKERVTPRLWTKLIQSLCEPDPEALRGHFYSMSGLFRCARCFSCVTNTMKSYVSCVPSNIRLNRWGQLMSHHVRDPNWDLNIYIMQLFKELKSWRKVYWKLWGSCHYLYCCTCEAHFPVYQMNWCRFHPGAANFLGPVDYAGPSGRFACCGQQAFRYETLPGPNGCQFREHSVLVETDRERAILAIAQLVGENYALCEMPPLRVQEMAAAGEISPSWQGISLTPQRCRQGLLPQLCMDMTNHRVSRRMRASRYQMDTSTDSETTSTSEEDSRCLRPKMRNFHDDEDYSSSSDGCESEHRPPPRKARGKKKRKRPTEVSGRFWSGELSARSNQDHQRDFEEKIMKQVATYVTKKTGNDQSLVHNAQPLGGSYVRLECEWKEMIKQRHTNHNIQSGSNATGLAQNTGNNICLGGSAVAGGVQGMSKQKHK from the exons ATGCAAAAAGGAAGCTCCGACgaggcagctgctggggcagcTTCCGCCCAGACAGAGGAGCCGTCGCCGTCACAACAGGCGCAGAAATCTGACGATGCCGGCGCCGAGTTTCAAATCAGTTTGAACGAATTTCTGGAATTTTTAAAGCTTTCCTGTCATGTTAACGATATGATAGCGAAAGCAGATATGGCAAAACCACATACTAGGGAGCCAGTCCCACCCATGGAAGGTGGACCCGGGGCCTCCAAGCGAAATTCTAAAAAGGACGAGTTCGATTTTGATAATTTGGCCGACAATCATCTGGTAAACGAGCTCCTGGGCCTCAAGCGCAGTCATCGCCACTCAAACACTCGGGATGACAGTCGCGGCGGTGTGCTGGGCGATCAAAAATCCAGCCTGCGTTCTGGCCATGTCCACAAGAGGACAGACGCCACCTACCACGGCCTCCACCCAAAGCTGACGGAGCAATTGGATTCCGTCATCAATGAGGGTGTTCTGGACTCTGTGCTGTCCTTTGTCTGTCCAGTTCCAGTGCCCACGGCGCTCACAACCAACGGAAAAGCAAAGACCaaacaacagctgcagcaactcTTTCCAAAGGAGATTTTTACACTGCCCACACCGACGCCCACCGCCACGTCCGCACTGCCGATGGGGGCAGCCAAGTCCATGACAGAGATTGCCCATGTGCATTCATCCATATCGACAACAGCTTCGGCACCGTGTCTGCAGCAGGCGCCCAACGATGGGCTGCATGCGGAGCCACCATCCTCCAACAGCATGGTGCGAGCTCTGGTCAAGGAGCCGATTGGAGCCAAGGCTACCGTAAATCCCACGGTCAGGCGCAAGTCCGTCATGCTGCTCAAGGAAAGCAAACATTCGAGGCAGGAGAAGAAAGA GCCCGAGGTCGTGATTCATGTATGCGACGAGGTGAAGAACACTTCCCGTGACTTCACCTGCCCCCAGCATCTGTTGGTCAGCAAAATGGGTTACTTTGCCGATGTGACTGCCGGCCAGCGGCTGGAGGAGATGGACATATCCGTTCACTGCGACATTTTAATATTCGACTGGCTGATGAAGTGGATCAAGCACAGTGCCCAGAGCCAAGACATCCAGGGCCCAGGGCAGAGCAGTGCTGCGGCTTCTGGTCCCCAGCTGGATGGGAACAATGTGGTGCCCATTCTGGTCTCTGCCAGCTTTCTGCAAATGGagcccctgctgctggagtgtCTGGCCTTCTGCCATGCCCATCTCAGCGAGGTGGTGCGCACCTCCACCAATCTGTCGTGCCTCAACGATGCCCTGGTCACCCGTCTGGCCGCCATGTTCACAAACCTCGAGCTGGAGATGGTGCGGGACAAGAAGGAGCGCGTGACGCCACGCCTCTGGACCAAACTGATCCAGTCGCTCTGTGAGCCGGACCCGGAGGCCTTGCGCGGACACTTCTACAGCATGTCCGGCCTCTTCCGGTGTGCTCGCTGCTTCAGTTGCGTGACCAACACCATGAAGTCCTACGTTAGCTGTGTGCCCAGCAACATCCGCCTGAACCGCTGGGGCCAGTTGATGAGCCACCATGTGCGGGATCCCAACTGGGACCTCAACATCTACATCATGCAGCTGTTCAAGGAGTTGAAGTCCTGGCGCAAGGTCTACTGGAAGCTGTGGGGCAGCTGCCACTATCTCTACTGCTGCACCTGCGAGGCGCACTTTCCCGTCTATCAGATGAACTGGTGCCGCTTCCATCCGGGGGCAGCCAACTTCCTGGGACCGGTTGACTATGCGGGACCATCGGGACGCTTCGCATGCTGTGGCCAGCAGGCCTTTCGTTATGAAACCCTGCCAGGACCCAAC GGCTGCCAGTTCCGGGAGCACAGCGTGCTGGTGGAGACCGATCGTGAGCGTGCTATTCTGGCCATTGCCCAGTTGGTGGGTGAGAACTACGCCCTGTGTGAGATGCCGCCGTTGAGGGTCCAGGAAATGGCCGCCGCCGGCGAGATAAGCCCCAGCTGGCAGGGCATCTCGCTGACGCCACAGCGCTGCCGCCAGGGTCTGCTGCCGCAACTCTGCATGGACA TGACCAATCATCGGGTGAGCCGAAGGATGCGTGCCTCGCGCTACCAAATGGACACCAGCACCGACTCGGAGACGACATCCACCAGCGAGGAGGACAGTCGTTGTCTCCGCCCCAAGATGCGTAATTTTCATGACGATGAGGActacagctccagcagcgatGGCTGCGAGTCGGAGCACCGGCCACCGCCCAGGAAGGCACGCGGAAAGAAGAAACGCAAGCG TCCCACCGAGGTGTCGGGTCGCTTCTGGTCAGGCGAGCTGTCGGCACGCAGCAACCAAGATCATCAGCGCGACTTTGAGGAGAAGATCATGAAGCAGGTGGCCACCTATGTGACCAAGAAAACCGGCAACGATCAGAGTCTGGTGCACAATGCCCAGCCCCTGGGTGGCTCCTATGTGCGGCTCGAGTGCGAGTGGAAGGAGATGATCAAGCAGCGTCACACTAACCACAACATACAGTCCGGCAGCAATGCGACTGGTCTGGCCCAGAACACGGGCAACAACATTTGCCTGGGAGGATCGGCCGTAGCAGGCGGTGTCCAAGGCATGTCCAAGCAAAAGCACAAGTAG
- the LOC117894479 gene encoding uncharacterized protein KIAA1841 homolog isoform X1: protein MQKGSSDEAAAGAASAQTEEPSPSQQAQKSDDAGAEFQISLNEFLEFLKLSCHVNDMIAKADMAKPHTREPVPPMEGGPGASKRNSKKDEFDFDNLADNHLVNELLGLKRSHRHSNTRDDSRGGVLGDQKSSLRSGHVHKRTDATYHGLHPKLTEQLDSVINEGVLDSVLSFVCPVPVPTALTTNGKAKTKQQLQQLFPKEIFTLPTPTPTATSALPMGAAKSMTEIAHVHSSISTTASAPCLQQAPNDGLHAEPPSSNSMVRALVKEPIGAKATVNPTVRRKSVMLLKESKHSRQEKKEPEVVIHVCDEVKNTSRDFTCPQHLLVSKMGYFADVTAGQRLEEMDISVHCDILIFDWLMKWIKHSAQSQDIQGPGQSSAAASGPQLDGNNVVPILVSASFLQMEPLLLECLAFCHAHLSEVVRTSTNLSCLNDALVTRLAAMFTNLELEMVRDKKERVTPRLWTKLIQSLCEPDPEALRGHFYSMSGLFRCARCFSCVTNTMKSYVSCVPSNIRLNRWGQLMSHHVRDPNWDLNIYIMQLFKELKSWRKVYWKLWGSCHYLYCCTCEAHFPVYQMNWCRFHPGAANFLGPVDYAGPSGRFACCGQQAFRYETLPGPNGCQFREHSVLVETDRERAILAIAQLVGENYALCEMPPLRVQEMAAAGEISPSWQGISLTPQRCRQGLLPQLCMDSVLKKVTNHRVSRRMRASRYQMDTSTDSETTSTSEEDSRCLRPKMRNFHDDEDYSSSSDGCESEHRPPPRKARGKKKRKRPTEVSGRFWSGELSARSNQDHQRDFEEKIMKQVATYVTKKTGNDQSLVHNAQPLGGSYVRLECEWKEMIKQRHTNHNIQSGSNATGLAQNTGNNICLGGSAVAGGVQGMSKQKHK, encoded by the exons ATGCAAAAAGGAAGCTCCGACgaggcagctgctggggcagcTTCCGCCCAGACAGAGGAGCCGTCGCCGTCACAACAGGCGCAGAAATCTGACGATGCCGGCGCCGAGTTTCAAATCAGTTTGAACGAATTTCTGGAATTTTTAAAGCTTTCCTGTCATGTTAACGATATGATAGCGAAAGCAGATATGGCAAAACCACATACTAGGGAGCCAGTCCCACCCATGGAAGGTGGACCCGGGGCCTCCAAGCGAAATTCTAAAAAGGACGAGTTCGATTTTGATAATTTGGCCGACAATCATCTGGTAAACGAGCTCCTGGGCCTCAAGCGCAGTCATCGCCACTCAAACACTCGGGATGACAGTCGCGGCGGTGTGCTGGGCGATCAAAAATCCAGCCTGCGTTCTGGCCATGTCCACAAGAGGACAGACGCCACCTACCACGGCCTCCACCCAAAGCTGACGGAGCAATTGGATTCCGTCATCAATGAGGGTGTTCTGGACTCTGTGCTGTCCTTTGTCTGTCCAGTTCCAGTGCCCACGGCGCTCACAACCAACGGAAAAGCAAAGACCaaacaacagctgcagcaactcTTTCCAAAGGAGATTTTTACACTGCCCACACCGACGCCCACCGCCACGTCCGCACTGCCGATGGGGGCAGCCAAGTCCATGACAGAGATTGCCCATGTGCATTCATCCATATCGACAACAGCTTCGGCACCGTGTCTGCAGCAGGCGCCCAACGATGGGCTGCATGCGGAGCCACCATCCTCCAACAGCATGGTGCGAGCTCTGGTCAAGGAGCCGATTGGAGCCAAGGCTACCGTAAATCCCACGGTCAGGCGCAAGTCCGTCATGCTGCTCAAGGAAAGCAAACATTCGAGGCAGGAGAAGAAAGA GCCCGAGGTCGTGATTCATGTATGCGACGAGGTGAAGAACACTTCCCGTGACTTCACCTGCCCCCAGCATCTGTTGGTCAGCAAAATGGGTTACTTTGCCGATGTGACTGCCGGCCAGCGGCTGGAGGAGATGGACATATCCGTTCACTGCGACATTTTAATATTCGACTGGCTGATGAAGTGGATCAAGCACAGTGCCCAGAGCCAAGACATCCAGGGCCCAGGGCAGAGCAGTGCTGCGGCTTCTGGTCCCCAGCTGGATGGGAACAATGTGGTGCCCATTCTGGTCTCTGCCAGCTTTCTGCAAATGGagcccctgctgctggagtgtCTGGCCTTCTGCCATGCCCATCTCAGCGAGGTGGTGCGCACCTCCACCAATCTGTCGTGCCTCAACGATGCCCTGGTCACCCGTCTGGCCGCCATGTTCACAAACCTCGAGCTGGAGATGGTGCGGGACAAGAAGGAGCGCGTGACGCCACGCCTCTGGACCAAACTGATCCAGTCGCTCTGTGAGCCGGACCCGGAGGCCTTGCGCGGACACTTCTACAGCATGTCCGGCCTCTTCCGGTGTGCTCGCTGCTTCAGTTGCGTGACCAACACCATGAAGTCCTACGTTAGCTGTGTGCCCAGCAACATCCGCCTGAACCGCTGGGGCCAGTTGATGAGCCACCATGTGCGGGATCCCAACTGGGACCTCAACATCTACATCATGCAGCTGTTCAAGGAGTTGAAGTCCTGGCGCAAGGTCTACTGGAAGCTGTGGGGCAGCTGCCACTATCTCTACTGCTGCACCTGCGAGGCGCACTTTCCCGTCTATCAGATGAACTGGTGCCGCTTCCATCCGGGGGCAGCCAACTTCCTGGGACCGGTTGACTATGCGGGACCATCGGGACGCTTCGCATGCTGTGGCCAGCAGGCCTTTCGTTATGAAACCCTGCCAGGACCCAAC GGCTGCCAGTTCCGGGAGCACAGCGTGCTGGTGGAGACCGATCGTGAGCGTGCTATTCTGGCCATTGCCCAGTTGGTGGGTGAGAACTACGCCCTGTGTGAGATGCCGCCGTTGAGGGTCCAGGAAATGGCCGCCGCCGGCGAGATAAGCCCCAGCTGGCAGGGCATCTCGCTGACGCCACAGCGCTGCCGCCAGGGTCTGCTGCCGCAACTCTGCATGGACAGTGTGTTGAAGAAGG TGACCAATCATCGGGTGAGCCGAAGGATGCGTGCCTCGCGCTACCAAATGGACACCAGCACCGACTCGGAGACGACATCCACCAGCGAGGAGGACAGTCGTTGTCTCCGCCCCAAGATGCGTAATTTTCATGACGATGAGGActacagctccagcagcgatGGCTGCGAGTCGGAGCACCGGCCACCGCCCAGGAAGGCACGCGGAAAGAAGAAACGCAAGCG TCCCACCGAGGTGTCGGGTCGCTTCTGGTCAGGCGAGCTGTCGGCACGCAGCAACCAAGATCATCAGCGCGACTTTGAGGAGAAGATCATGAAGCAGGTGGCCACCTATGTGACCAAGAAAACCGGCAACGATCAGAGTCTGGTGCACAATGCCCAGCCCCTGGGTGGCTCCTATGTGCGGCTCGAGTGCGAGTGGAAGGAGATGATCAAGCAGCGTCACACTAACCACAACATACAGTCCGGCAGCAATGCGACTGGTCTGGCCCAGAACACGGGCAACAACATTTGCCTGGGAGGATCGGCCGTAGCAGGCGGTGTCCAAGGCATGTCCAAGCAAAAGCACAAGTAG
- the LOC117894487 gene encoding ubiquitin-conjugating enzyme E2-22 kDa, which produces MANMAVSRIKREFKEVLRSEEIVQCSIKIDLVNDSWTELRGEIAGPPDTPYEGGKFILEIKVPETYPFNPPKVRFITRIWHPNISSVTGAICLDILKDNWAAAMTLRTVLLSLQALLAAAEPDDPQDAVVAYQFKDKYDLFLLTAKHWTNAYAGGPHTFPDCDSKIQRLRDMGVDEHDARGVLSKENWNLEKATECLFS; this is translated from the exons ATGGCGAATATGGCTGTATCACGCATAAAGCGCGAATTCAAGGAAGTTTTGCGCAGCGAGGAG ATCGTGCAGTGTTCCATCAAAATCGATCTTGTCAATGACAGTTGGACAGAGCTACGTGGTGAAATAGCAGGCCCCCCCGACACACCTTACGAGGGGGGAAAGTTCATCCTGGAAATTAAAGTGCCCGAGACATATCCCTTTAATCCACCAAAG GTTCGTTTCATCACGCGCATTTGGCATCCGAACATCTCGTCTGTGACTGGCGCCATTTGCCTGGATATACTCAAGGACAACTGGGCAGCGGCGATGACTCTGCGCACGGTGTTGCTATCCCTGCAGGCCCTGCTGGCCGCTGCAGAGCCCGACGATCCGCAGGACGCTGTGGTGGCGTACCAATTCAAAGACAAGTACGATCTGTTTCTGCTTACTGCAAAGCACTGGACAAATGCTTACGCAGGAGGTCCGCACACCTTCCCCGATTGTGATTCAAAAATTCAACGCCTTAGAGACATGGGCGTCGACGAGCATGATGCGCGCGGCGTCCTCTCTAAGGAGAACTGGAACTTGGAAAAGGCCACCGAGTGCCTGTTCAGTTAG